A window of Leptospira fainei serovar Hurstbridge str. BUT 6 contains these coding sequences:
- the xerA gene encoding site-specific tyrosine recombinase/integron integrase, translating into MSEYTIKVPEFSSETLNQAARRFHEYLRVEKNYSQNTLNAYLLDLKSFFEFTEREQIDIYQLEAVDVRSYFAYLSKNQGLDRKTQSRKLSSLRTFYKVLQKDDLVPGNPILSVHFPKTRKQVPKNFRIEETEEILEYEDGKASEILNLRDKAIIEVLYSTGLRVFELVDASLTQLSRDNAILKVLGKRRKERYAYLGKEAIESLTAYLEVRPRFRPQCDEIFLNQKGKKLTTRGVRYILNERRKRMGWDKPITPHKFRHTFATDLLDAGADIRAVQELLGHSSLSTTQVYLSVSKEKIKEVYRKAHPHAKRIDPSS; encoded by the coding sequence GTGAGCGAATACACTATTAAAGTGCCCGAGTTTTCTTCAGAAACCCTGAACCAAGCCGCTCGACGATTTCATGAATATCTCCGTGTCGAAAAGAATTATTCCCAAAATACCTTGAATGCATATCTTCTGGATCTAAAATCATTCTTCGAATTTACCGAGCGTGAACAGATCGATATCTACCAACTCGAAGCGGTCGACGTTCGATCTTATTTTGCCTATCTTTCCAAAAATCAAGGCTTAGATAGAAAGACGCAAAGTAGAAAGCTTTCTAGTCTTCGCACATTTTACAAAGTATTACAAAAAGACGACCTAGTTCCGGGCAATCCGATTCTTTCCGTTCATTTTCCAAAGACTCGAAAACAAGTTCCTAAAAATTTCAGAATCGAAGAGACCGAAGAAATCCTCGAATACGAGGACGGAAAAGCTTCCGAAATTTTGAACTTGCGGGATAAGGCTATAATAGAAGTTTTATATTCGACGGGACTCCGGGTTTTCGAGCTTGTCGATGCTTCTTTAACCCAGCTTTCGAGAGATAACGCGATTTTAAAAGTGTTGGGAAAGCGACGCAAAGAAAGATATGCGTATCTCGGAAAAGAAGCAATCGAAAGTCTTACCGCATACTTGGAAGTCCGACCGAGATTTCGTCCCCAGTGCGATGAAATTTTTCTAAACCAAAAGGGAAAGAAACTGACGACCAGGGGGGTCCGTTATATTCTGAACGAAAGAAGGAAACGGATGGGATGGGACAAACCCATCACCCCCCACAAATTCCGACACACCTTTGCTACGGACTTGCTTGATGCGGGTGCGGATATCCGTGCAGTCCAGGAGCTTTTGGGCCATTCCTCCCTTTCCACTACTCAGGTCTACCTGAGTGTAAGTAAGGAAAAGATAAAAGAGGTTTACCGAAAGGCTCACCCGCATGCAAAACGAATCGATCCATCATCCTAG
- a CDS encoding UbiX family flavin prenyltransferase, which produces MKLIVAMAGASGSIYATRFLRALMELEGESWFVASPAAIQVFQEEYETKASSSKEILDYIRERWKPAAKHNFKIRNHKDVGADIASGSNTWDGMVIVPCSMKTVASIRSGITENLIERAADVSLKERRKLILVPRETPYNRIHLQNMIDLHDAGAILLPASPGFYQIPKTLDDLGDFMATRIFRLLGVDVDLYPRWNPDIKIES; this is translated from the coding sequence ATCAAGTTAATCGTCGCAATGGCAGGGGCAAGCGGATCTATCTACGCGACTCGATTCCTACGCGCACTCATGGAGTTAGAAGGCGAAAGTTGGTTCGTAGCGAGTCCGGCGGCGATTCAAGTCTTTCAGGAGGAATACGAAACGAAAGCCTCCTCTTCGAAAGAGATTTTAGATTATATTCGGGAACGCTGGAAACCGGCCGCTAAACATAATTTCAAAATTCGAAATCACAAGGACGTCGGCGCAGATATTGCCTCAGGTTCGAATACTTGGGACGGAATGGTTATAGTACCATGTTCGATGAAAACCGTAGCTTCCATTCGATCCGGAATTACGGAAAATTTAATCGAACGAGCGGCAGATGTCAGCCTTAAAGAGAGAAGAAAATTAATTTTAGTCCCTCGCGAGACGCCTTATAATAGAATTCATTTGCAGAATATGATCGATCTTCATGATGCAGGCGCGATCTTGTTACCTGCATCTCCCGGGTTCTATCAAATTCCTAAAACCTTGGATGATCTTGGTGATTTTATGGCGACTCGTATTTTTCGTCTCTTAGGAGTCGACGTGGATTTATATCCTCGATGGAATCCGGATATAAAGATCGAGTCCTAA
- the pth gene encoding aminoacyl-tRNA hydrolase yields the protein MAQLKLLIVGLGNPGAKYERNRHNIGFLLINDLAEEWGVDFQKSNKEEKAKIDRNGIAFFLLKPLEFMNLSGRAIADLARKNGISAENILILHDEVDFPFSKIKFKQGGGHGGHNGLRDVIEKLGSSDFFRLRFGVGKPGDSSLTADHVLSNFNKEELDQLPNLFQQSKQKITDWIRERETLFRKVTDK from the coding sequence ATGGCACAGTTAAAACTTTTAATCGTAGGACTGGGAAATCCCGGCGCTAAATACGAACGAAACCGGCATAATATTGGATTTCTGCTGATAAACGATCTCGCGGAAGAATGGGGAGTCGATTTCCAAAAATCCAATAAAGAGGAGAAGGCCAAAATCGATCGAAACGGGATCGCCTTCTTTCTTCTAAAACCTTTGGAGTTTATGAATCTTTCCGGGAGAGCTATTGCAGACTTGGCCCGAAAAAACGGGATTTCTGCCGAGAATATTTTGATCCTCCATGACGAAGTCGATTTCCCGTTTTCAAAAATCAAATTCAAACAAGGAGGAGGACACGGTGGCCATAACGGTCTTCGTGACGTTATCGAGAAACTAGGTTCGTCCGATTTCTTCCGACTCCGATTCGGAGTGGGCAAACCGGGAGACAGCTCTTTAACGGCAGACCACGTTCTTTCGAATTTTAACAAGGAAGAACTGGATCAACTTCCGAATCTTTTCCAGCAATCCAAACAAAAAATCACGGACTGGATCCGGGAAAGAGAGACTCTTTTTCGCAAAGTCACCGATAAATAG
- a CDS encoding Mrp/NBP35 family ATP-binding protein, which translates to MAGKIEPIEIQRELTKIKHPELKKDIVSLGMIASLEIGEDETNILVKTPSQDRRIQIGLEAQIRQTLSKKEGIGKIKIKFEVDPKFQLNDSNKIVGVKKVIAVGSGKGGVGKSTVTVNLAAAAAALGYKVGVMDADIYGPSIGKMFGINGRVALKAEEDKIYPLEKDGLKIISFSFLIDEKQPVVWRGPMLGKAVEQFLYDIVWGELDFLFIDLPPGTGDVQLSLAQLIDLDGAILVTTPQSVALLDANRAAAMFQQVKVPILGVVENMSEFVCPNCGHSSPIFSTGGGKKLADMFETKFLGGIPLTMDLMNASESGKPLVFQEPNGQVAQAYKNILENLSEEIKKWE; encoded by the coding sequence ATGGCCGGAAAAATCGAACCAATCGAAATCCAACGTGAATTAACCAAGATCAAGCATCCCGAATTGAAGAAGGACATCGTCTCCTTAGGAATGATCGCTTCTTTAGAAATCGGCGAAGACGAAACGAATATCCTCGTAAAAACTCCGAGCCAAGATAGACGCATTCAAATCGGATTGGAAGCGCAGATTCGCCAAACTCTCTCTAAGAAAGAAGGAATCGGAAAAATAAAGATTAAGTTCGAAGTCGATCCGAAGTTTCAATTAAATGATTCGAATAAGATCGTAGGCGTAAAAAAAGTGATCGCGGTCGGCTCCGGAAAAGGAGGAGTCGGAAAATCCACCGTCACCGTTAATTTGGCTGCGGCTGCTGCCGCTTTAGGATATAAGGTCGGCGTTATGGATGCGGACATCTACGGTCCATCCATCGGAAAAATGTTCGGAATTAACGGACGAGTCGCATTAAAAGCCGAAGAAGATAAGATCTATCCGTTAGAAAAAGACGGTCTAAAAATTATATCGTTCTCCTTTTTGATCGATGAAAAGCAGCCGGTCGTTTGGAGAGGGCCGATGCTCGGAAAAGCGGTCGAGCAATTTCTTTACGATATTGTTTGGGGTGAGCTAGATTTTCTTTTCATCGATCTTCCCCCCGGTACTGGAGACGTTCAATTGTCGTTAGCCCAATTGATCGATTTGGATGGAGCTATTCTGGTTACTACTCCGCAGTCGGTTGCATTGCTCGATGCGAATCGTGCCGCTGCAATGTTTCAGCAAGTGAAAGTACCCATTTTGGGGGTAGTGGAAAATATGAGTGAATTTGTGTGTCCGAATTGTGGCCATTCTTCGCCTATCTTTTCGACAGGCGGCGGCAAAAAATTGGCGGACATGTTCGAGACAAAATTCTTAGGCGGAATCCCGCTTACGATGGATCTAATGAATGCAAGCGAATCAGGAAAGCCGCTTGTCTTTCAAGAGCCTAACGGTCAAGTTGCCCAGGCATACAAAAACATCCTAGAAAATCTTAGTGAAGAGATAAAAAAGTGGGAATGA
- the hslV gene encoding ATP-dependent protease subunit HslV, with product MQNESIHHPSKIYATTILCVRRNGKVAIAGDGQVSFGNTVMKNSARKVRKLYGDKIVSGFAGSAADAFTLFELFEKKVHEFGGSLSRSAVELAREWRTDRMLRRLEAMLIVADRDESFLVSGTGDVISPDDGILAIGSGGNYALAAARALYSNTQLEPIDIAKESMRIAADICIYTNHNIVVEEINP from the coding sequence ATGCAAAACGAATCGATCCATCATCCTAGTAAAATATACGCAACTACCATTCTTTGCGTTCGTAGGAACGGAAAAGTAGCCATAGCCGGAGACGGTCAGGTTTCATTCGGAAACACCGTCATGAAAAATTCGGCGAGAAAAGTCCGAAAATTGTACGGAGACAAAATCGTGTCCGGTTTTGCAGGTTCTGCGGCTGATGCGTTCACCTTATTCGAATTATTCGAAAAGAAAGTCCATGAATTCGGCGGAAGTCTTTCCAGAAGCGCAGTGGAACTAGCCCGGGAATGGAGAACGGATAGAATGCTTCGTCGATTGGAAGCTATGCTAATCGTAGCGGATAGAGATGAATCGTTTCTTGTTTCAGGTACGGGGGATGTTATCTCTCCGGATGACGGAATTCTCGCGATAGGTTCGGGCGGTAATTACGCCCTAGCGGCCGCTCGCGCATTGTATTCGAACACTCAACTAGAGCCTATCGATATTGCGAAAGAATCGATGCGAATAGCCGCGGATATCTGTATTTACACGAATCATAATATTGTCGTCGAGGAAATCAACCCATGA
- a CDS encoding LIC11612 family fibronectin-binding protein, producing the protein MNEKLFYTSMNLRRLSKLSLIIILSFVSSIGTDALRSQDSVAKQDSPMGIVVYCSFPEKEEPYSKVWERNLSLWYKAYKKRKQEEGGGSFLIASVPHLPKNSPELERLRQEIGFEILFPGEQLLSDSKQTSDKKESTDVSKTETKSAATASEKPTKRRKNKKGGKSTKKAVKESGERPDASSKQARRQTTGKREKIKPDKSQIILPATFVQKSAVGLNFLFYSPSLTSLKSSGTPSWKEEFQSQLSLWKRDLAVHFLLMQDPNPTSAETSNPITEEIQFLRPILLGDLPAVTLLSYSRSLRFFDGEYSFGCGANPNSLKITVLELFFRNGKMIRISEESYSLNSADSNKSWILESN; encoded by the coding sequence GTGAATGAAAAGCTATTTTACACTTCTATGAATCTACGCCGATTATCGAAGTTATCGCTAATAATTATTCTTTCATTCGTATCGAGTATCGGAACGGACGCTCTGCGTTCACAAGATTCCGTAGCAAAACAGGATTCTCCGATGGGAATCGTAGTTTATTGCTCCTTTCCCGAAAAAGAAGAGCCATATTCGAAAGTATGGGAGCGAAATCTCTCTCTATGGTACAAAGCTTATAAAAAAAGAAAGCAAGAGGAAGGAGGGGGCTCATTTTTAATCGCCTCCGTTCCACATCTTCCTAAAAATTCTCCCGAATTGGAAAGACTTCGTCAAGAGATTGGATTCGAAATATTGTTTCCAGGAGAACAACTTCTCTCCGATTCAAAACAGACTTCGGATAAAAAAGAATCAACCGACGTCTCGAAAACGGAAACTAAATCGGCTGCAACCGCTTCTGAAAAACCCACCAAACGTAGAAAAAATAAAAAGGGAGGGAAATCGACAAAAAAGGCGGTTAAAGAAAGTGGAGAGCGACCGGATGCCTCCTCAAAGCAAGCTCGAAGACAAACGACCGGAAAAAGGGAAAAAATAAAGCCCGATAAATCGCAGATTATTTTGCCTGCGACATTCGTTCAAAAATCCGCTGTAGGTCTAAATTTTCTATTCTACTCTCCTTCCTTGACCTCTTTAAAGTCGTCAGGAACTCCATCTTGGAAAGAAGAATTTCAATCGCAACTTTCCCTTTGGAAACGGGACCTAGCTGTTCACTTCCTACTAATGCAAGATCCGAACCCGACCTCGGCGGAAACTTCGAATCCAATAACCGAGGAAATTCAATTTCTACGCCCCATTCTTTTAGGGGACTTACCGGCAGTCACTTTACTTTCCTATTCTCGTTCGCTTCGATTCTTTGACGGTGAATATAGTTTCGGCTGCGGAGCGAATCCGAACTCCTTAAAGATAACTGTCCTTGAATTGTTTTTCCGAAACGGAAAAATGATTCGAATTTCCGAAGAATCATACTCGCTGAATTCCGCCGATTCGAATAAATCGTGGATTCTGGAATCAAACTAG
- a CDS encoding metallophosphoesterase family protein, translated as MKLVHLSDLHFPVHLPLSSLKGKMVPGYLNYTLRRKRKYPIHLWESLVEKVLSLNPDGIVISGDITNVAHITEYFGSLEYLRPLLNDKTFMIPGNHDRYTRAAVRGSEPYYERFFGRWMGDPVEGSKGYLRWKKIGSLYLIGLDSNKPLSVLNAYGYVDPNIVRDALAFLRDRQADQYVLVCHHPIWNPPERQESGGHKMRNREEIAELLKGNPPIAYLHGHVHTNWVKIPDKEKPYYVINSASSTRISDARHDCGFHFLEIKNESAKITRFTYSEGMSKFIEAQTISYEEKE; from the coding sequence GTGAAATTGGTCCATTTATCGGACCTGCACTTTCCAGTACACCTTCCTTTGTCGAGTCTCAAAGGAAAGATGGTACCGGGGTATTTAAATTACACCCTTCGGCGTAAAAGAAAGTACCCGATCCATCTATGGGAATCGCTAGTCGAGAAAGTGCTCTCTTTGAATCCGGACGGAATTGTCATCTCGGGCGATATTACAAACGTTGCACATATTACGGAATATTTCGGTTCCCTAGAATACTTAAGACCATTATTAAACGACAAGACTTTCATGATCCCCGGAAATCATGATCGATATACGCGCGCCGCGGTCAGAGGATCGGAGCCATACTATGAAAGGTTTTTTGGGAGATGGATGGGTGATCCGGTAGAAGGATCGAAAGGATACCTGCGCTGGAAAAAAATCGGATCTCTTTATTTGATAGGATTAGATTCGAATAAACCCCTCTCGGTCTTAAACGCATACGGATATGTGGACCCCAATATCGTGCGAGACGCGTTAGCTTTCTTGCGCGACCGACAGGCGGATCAATACGTCCTCGTTTGCCATCATCCGATTTGGAATCCTCCCGAAAGGCAGGAATCAGGCGGGCATAAGATGCGGAATCGAGAAGAAATCGCGGAATTATTAAAGGGGAATCCCCCGATAGCGTATTTACACGGGCATGTTCATACGAACTGGGTCAAAATACCGGATAAAGAAAAACCGTATTACGTGATAAATTCCGCTTCCAGCACCCGGATTTCCGACGCAAGGCATGATTGCGGCTTTCATTTTTTAGAAATTAAAAATGAAAGCGCTAAAATCACGCGCTTTACATACTCGGAAGGCATGTCCAAGTTCATAGAAGCGCAAACGATCTCTTACGAAGAAAAGGAATAA
- a CDS encoding lipoyl domain-containing protein has protein sequence MTPKTDDFELITPDLGDTDKIELVRWNAKQGETIEIGQEVCELVTDKASFPMESPIHGTLTQILKEKGSIVSKGEILGVIRREKTE, from the coding sequence ATGACACCAAAAACCGACGATTTCGAACTAATCACTCCCGACTTAGGCGATACGGATAAAATTGAACTCGTTCGATGGAATGCAAAGCAAGGAGAGACGATTGAGATCGGTCAAGAGGTATGCGAATTAGTAACCGATAAGGCTTCTTTTCCGATGGAGTCTCCGATCCATGGCACTCTGACACAAATTCTGAAAGAGAAAGGTTCCATCGTATCGAAAGGAGAAATTTTAGGCGTGATCCGGAGGGAAAAAACCGAGTGA
- the hslU gene encoding ATP-dependent protease ATPase subunit HslU, translating into MNDSNHLANTAPDEPRLREEDLTPREIVARLDEHIIGQKNAKKAVAIALRNRTRRRKLDPEIREEIYPKNIIMIGPTGVGKTEIARRLSKLCGAPFLKVESTKFTEVGYVGRDVESIIRDLAMVSLNLVKQEFRKEVEAKAKEGAEEALLDILLPFPSKPSPDPHSPSIGFATTVDEEERRRRFSETRETMRKKLRSGKLDDQEVEIDLPQAGSQGIPMLQVFGAGNMEDLDNHIQNVLGDLMPKKQKKRKLPIQEALKILEEAEAEKLLDPEKVQREAQKRLEEMGIVFLDEIDKIAGREGRSGADVSREGVQRDLLPIVEGATVNTKIGPIATDHILFIAAGAFHMSKPSDLIPELQGRFPIRVELEKLSMEDFEKILTAPRSSLTRQYQALLRTDGIEVEFSVDGIREIARMAYDMNEKHENIGARRLNTIMERLLEDVSFEGPDLPVERRNVLVDKSYVESKLKGIVEDKDLSRYIL; encoded by the coding sequence ATGAACGATAGCAATCATTTAGCGAATACCGCACCTGACGAGCCGAGACTTCGCGAAGAGGATCTTACGCCGAGAGAAATCGTCGCGAGATTAGACGAACATATTATCGGGCAAAAAAACGCGAAGAAGGCCGTTGCAATCGCGTTGCGAAACAGGACGCGTCGTCGTAAATTAGATCCGGAAATCAGAGAAGAGATCTATCCGAAAAACATCATCATGATCGGTCCGACCGGTGTGGGAAAAACCGAGATTGCGAGAAGACTTTCCAAACTTTGCGGAGCTCCCTTTTTAAAAGTAGAAAGCACAAAGTTTACGGAAGTGGGATATGTTGGACGGGACGTGGAAAGCATAATTCGCGATCTTGCAATGGTATCTCTCAATCTAGTAAAGCAGGAATTTCGAAAGGAAGTAGAAGCCAAAGCTAAAGAAGGCGCAGAAGAAGCGCTCCTAGATATACTTTTACCGTTTCCTTCCAAGCCGAGTCCGGATCCGCATTCCCCCTCCATCGGATTTGCGACGACCGTCGATGAGGAAGAGCGACGGCGCCGTTTTTCGGAAACTAGGGAAACGATGCGCAAGAAACTTCGTTCAGGAAAATTAGACGACCAAGAGGTCGAGATAGATTTACCTCAAGCGGGCTCGCAAGGAATTCCGATGCTTCAGGTGTTCGGAGCCGGAAATATGGAAGATTTGGACAATCATATCCAAAACGTTCTAGGGGATTTGATGCCCAAAAAGCAGAAAAAAAGAAAACTCCCGATCCAAGAAGCGCTAAAAATACTAGAGGAAGCTGAGGCGGAAAAATTATTAGATCCGGAGAAGGTACAACGAGAGGCCCAAAAAAGACTGGAAGAAATGGGAATCGTCTTCTTGGACGAGATCGATAAAATTGCGGGACGAGAGGGCAGATCGGGAGCGGATGTCTCAAGAGAAGGAGTACAAAGAGATTTACTTCCTATCGTGGAGGGCGCGACAGTAAATACTAAGATTGGTCCGATAGCCACCGATCATATACTTTTCATTGCCGCCGGTGCGTTTCATATGTCGAAGCCTTCGGATCTGATTCCCGAATTACAAGGAAGATTTCCGATTCGGGTTGAACTCGAAAAACTCTCCATGGAAGATTTCGAAAAAATTCTAACTGCCCCGCGTTCTTCCTTAACGCGGCAATATCAGGCTCTATTAAGGACAGACGGAATCGAGGTAGAGTTCTCCGTGGACGGTATCCGTGAAATCGCTCGTATGGCTTACGATATGAACGAGAAGCACGAAAATATCGGCGCCCGTAGATTAAATACGATTATGGAACGACTTTTGGAAGATGTTAGCTTTGAAGGTCCGGATCTTCCGGTCGAACGGAGAAATGTACTCGTTGATAAATCCTACGTAGAATCCAAACTAAAGGGAATCGTCGAAGACAAGGATCTAAGTCGCTACATTCTATAA
- the cimA gene encoding (R)-citramalate synthase CimA, producing the protein MTVSKSKIQILDVTLRDGEQTRGVSFSASEKLNIAKFLLQNLKVDRVEIASARVSQGELESVRGIMRWANSEGLENRIEILGFVDAHQSVDWILAAGAKTLNLLTKGSLKHLEGQLKKTPKEHFSEVSETIRYAVNNGLAANIYLEDWSNGYLSSPQYVLDFIKHLSQEPIGKIFLPDTLGVLSPDETFDGVDALVRSYPHLHFEFHGHNDYDLSVANCLFAVKAGVKGVHVSVNGLGERAGNSPLEAVITALHDKGRVTTGIDEKSITEASRLVETFSGKRISANRPVVGEDVFTQTAGVHADGDKKGNLYANPILPERFGRKRSYALGKLAGKASISENLKQLGMVLSPDIERKVLEKVIELGDQNKTVTPEDLPFLIADVSGSTSNQALKITGCKLNSGLGTRPTAQVDLELNGKKFSGAGEGDGGYDAFMTALTGILNKAGVTMPRLVDYEVRIPPGGKTDALVETMITWNRAPENHEEDNFKTIGVHCDQTIAAVLATEKMLNLILQAWHS; encoded by the coding sequence ATGACAGTTTCGAAATCGAAAATCCAAATACTCGACGTCACTCTCAGGGACGGAGAGCAAACAAGAGGCGTCAGTTTTTCAGCATCAGAAAAACTGAATATAGCCAAATTTTTGCTCCAAAATCTCAAGGTAGATCGAGTGGAAATCGCTTCCGCAAGAGTTTCTCAAGGTGAGTTGGAAAGCGTCCGCGGAATTATGCGCTGGGCGAATTCCGAAGGTCTTGAAAATCGGATCGAGATTTTGGGATTCGTTGACGCCCATCAAAGCGTCGATTGGATTTTAGCCGCCGGCGCGAAAACGTTAAATCTGCTTACTAAAGGATCTCTGAAACATCTGGAAGGACAATTAAAGAAAACTCCGAAAGAACATTTCTCAGAAGTCTCGGAAACGATACGATATGCCGTGAATAACGGTCTTGCAGCTAATATCTATCTAGAAGATTGGTCGAACGGTTACTTAAGTAGTCCTCAATATGTATTGGATTTCATAAAGCATCTTTCTCAGGAACCGATCGGAAAAATCTTTCTCCCTGATACCCTGGGGGTGCTTTCACCGGACGAAACCTTCGACGGAGTCGATGCATTAGTACGATCGTATCCGCATCTGCATTTCGAATTCCACGGACACAATGATTACGATTTATCCGTTGCGAATTGTCTCTTTGCCGTTAAAGCCGGAGTGAAGGGAGTTCATGTAAGCGTGAACGGATTAGGAGAACGAGCCGGGAATTCTCCGTTAGAAGCCGTAATCACGGCGTTGCACGACAAAGGGCGAGTTACGACCGGAATCGATGAAAAGTCGATTACCGAGGCAAGCCGTCTTGTGGAAACGTTCAGCGGAAAACGCATTTCCGCTAATCGACCCGTCGTAGGAGAGGATGTGTTTACGCAAACAGCCGGCGTTCACGCGGACGGGGATAAAAAAGGAAATCTTTATGCGAATCCGATCCTTCCGGAACGGTTTGGCAGAAAACGCAGTTATGCCTTGGGCAAGTTGGCGGGAAAGGCAAGTATCTCGGAAAATTTAAAACAGTTAGGAATGGTGCTTTCTCCAGACATCGAACGTAAAGTTTTGGAAAAGGTAATCGAATTGGGAGATCAAAATAAGACTGTCACCCCGGAAGATTTACCGTTCTTAATAGCCGACGTATCAGGAAGTACCAGTAACCAGGCTCTGAAAATTACAGGCTGTAAACTCAATTCCGGCTTGGGGACTAGACCGACTGCACAAGTGGATTTGGAATTAAATGGAAAGAAATTTTCGGGCGCGGGAGAAGGCGATGGAGGTTATGACGCGTTTATGACGGCTCTCACCGGAATCCTGAACAAGGCCGGAGTAACGATGCCAAGACTCGTCGATTATGAAGTTCGAATTCCTCCCGGAGGGAAAACGGACGCGCTAGTTGAAACGATGATCACTTGGAATCGAGCCCCTGAAAATCACGAGGAAGATAATTTCAAAACGATCGGAGTTCATTGCGATCAAACGATCGCCGCCGTACTTGCAACGGAAAAAATGCTGAACCTAATCCTTCAAGCATGGCACAGTTAA
- a CDS encoding Smr/MutS family protein, producing MPKSKHPGNGREKGPKVIYIRKLRFEEAYRLLDTGIQDAFLKGETLVEVVHGIGEGVLKRMTEDYIRNHDFLKVLEDGGLFIGNPGSTLIEIMGPSAQDLKKYVR from the coding sequence ATGCCCAAGTCGAAACATCCAGGCAACGGTAGAGAAAAAGGACCGAAGGTAATTTATATCCGAAAACTCCGGTTCGAAGAAGCTTATCGCCTTTTGGATACGGGCATTCAAGACGCATTCTTAAAAGGGGAAACTCTGGTAGAAGTAGTACACGGAATAGGCGAAGGGGTTTTGAAAAGAATGACCGAGGATTATATCCGAAACCACGATTTTTTAAAAGTTTTGGAAGACGGGGGACTTTTTATCGGAAATCCCGGCTCCACTTTGATTGAAATTATGGGCCCTTCCGCGCAGGATCTAAAGAAATACGTAAGATGA
- a CDS encoding UbiA-like polyprenyltransferase, with the protein MVSSVLETFGKYGRFVKFSHTLFALPFAGISCILAFLKTPGVALGEWGIRFFWVLICMIGARSAAMGFNRWVDSRFDIKNPRTANREIPAGQISDVAAVLFIILSSFIFFIGSWFLNPLAFALSFPTLFLLLTYSYTKRFTFLCHFYLGASIGLAPLGAWVALRQEFAWEPVFWTIGLAFNLAGFDILYALQDESFDKKEGLQSVPARFGRNASLWISRISHFLSLLFLAGAGVVSGLSGIFWFFWVATGLLMICEQWIAIKHKDGIFPPAFYGIHSWISLVLFGGILLEKLPEIQSAIRNIPL; encoded by the coding sequence ATGGTTTCTTCAGTGTTAGAGACGTTCGGTAAGTATGGAAGATTCGTAAAATTTTCCCATACATTATTTGCTCTCCCCTTTGCGGGTATTTCTTGTATTCTCGCTTTTTTGAAAACGCCGGGAGTCGCCCTTGGCGAATGGGGAATCAGATTCTTTTGGGTGTTGATTTGTATGATAGGCGCCAGAAGTGCTGCGATGGGTTTCAATCGCTGGGTGGATAGCCGATTTGATATCAAAAATCCGAGAACCGCTAATCGGGAAATTCCTGCCGGTCAAATTTCGGATGTTGCAGCAGTCTTATTTATCATCCTTTCATCCTTTATTTTTTTTATCGGGAGCTGGTTTTTAAATCCCTTAGCATTTGCTCTTTCTTTTCCGACATTATTTTTACTTTTGACTTATTCATATACGAAGAGGTTCACGTTTCTTTGCCATTTCTATTTGGGGGCATCGATAGGATTAGCGCCTCTCGGAGCCTGGGTCGCTTTGCGTCAAGAGTTTGCATGGGAGCCGGTCTTTTGGACAATCGGTTTAGCTTTCAATCTTGCCGGTTTCGATATTTTGTATGCTCTGCAAGACGAATCTTTCGATAAGAAGGAAGGTTTGCAATCCGTGCCTGCTCGCTTCGGACGAAATGCATCATTATGGATTTCCAGGATTTCTCATTTTCTGTCCTTACTTTTCTTAGCAGGCGCGGGAGTGGTCTCCGGACTTTCGGGTATTTTTTGGTTTTTTTGGGTAGCTACCGGATTGCTGATGATATGCGAACAATGGATCGCGATTAAACATAAGGACGGCATTTTCCCGCCTGCATTTTACGGAATTCATTCCTGGATTTCCTTGGTTTTATTCGGAGGCATTTTGTTGGAAAAACTTCCTGAAATTCAATCTGCGATTCGTAACATTCCTTTATAA